A region of Sporosarcina sp. FSL W7-1349 DNA encodes the following proteins:
- a CDS encoding SIMPL domain-containing protein, whose protein sequence is MYIQQVRCFPNRKLTVTGKGSVAVSPNVAKIQLEVSTENLHECAAQQENAEIMNRVLDALIRAGIPRDQIQTASYTIFPRYDFVEGEQILRGYEVNHAITVTIPEIDRVGEIIDLAVQNGANRVSNIHFRVENEELYYRQALILAMEDARSKAKTLGDAMGVQVNPIPIEVIEERISQAIPFQTMALTAREAATPIEPGQLEITAVVNAQFIY, encoded by the coding sequence TTGTACATTCAGCAAGTCCGCTGTTTTCCGAATCGGAAACTAACAGTGACAGGCAAGGGCAGTGTAGCCGTTTCGCCGAATGTGGCGAAGATCCAATTAGAAGTGAGCACGGAAAATTTGCACGAATGTGCAGCGCAGCAGGAAAACGCCGAAATTATGAATCGGGTATTGGATGCCTTGATTCGCGCCGGCATTCCACGGGATCAGATCCAAACGGCCTCGTATACGATATTTCCTCGGTATGATTTCGTGGAAGGGGAACAAATACTCAGGGGATACGAAGTAAACCACGCGATTACAGTTACAATCCCGGAAATCGACCGTGTCGGGGAAATAATCGATTTGGCAGTCCAAAACGGAGCGAACCGTGTTTCCAATATCCACTTCAGGGTGGAAAATGAAGAGCTGTATTACCGGCAGGCATTAATTCTTGCCATGGAGGATGCGCGCTCCAAAGCAAAGACATTGGGCGATGCAATGGGTGTTCAAGTGAATCCCATCCCTATAGAAGTCATCGAAGAAAGAATTTCGCAAGCGATCCCATTTCAAACCATGGCGCTGACGGCGCGAGAGGCCGCCACTCCAATCGAACCAGGTCAGTTGGAAATAACCGCTGTTGTGAACGCTCAATTTATCTATTAA
- a CDS encoding spore coat associated protein CotJA, producing MERPSFRGSFRPYVSPLDPCPPILVKTFVLPPQLFMDFQPPGLPQFSPEQALIHGSLWPALVDGFSRKEGIS from the coding sequence TTGGAAAGACCGTCATTTCGGGGAAGTTTTCGACCATATGTCTCCCCTCTTGACCCTTGTCCGCCCATTCTTGTGAAGACGTTCGTCTTGCCGCCACAACTTTTCATGGATTTCCAGCCTCCGGGTCTTCCACAATTCTCACCAGAACAAGCATTGATTCACGGTTCGCTCTGGCCGGCCCTAGTGGATGGATTTTCACGGAAGGAGGGCATATCGTGA
- a CDS encoding spore coat protein CotJB: protein MSSFEEEREMMLRVQEADFVVVELTLYTNTHPDDEEGLMQWREAIKEAARVRRQYENRYGPLSLYSVPSEQALEAGWRWNQPPWPWQR, encoded by the coding sequence GTGAGTTCGTTTGAAGAGGAACGCGAGATGATGCTGCGTGTGCAGGAAGCCGATTTTGTCGTCGTCGAACTGACATTGTACACAAATACGCATCCTGATGATGAGGAAGGGCTAATGCAATGGAGGGAAGCGATCAAAGAAGCGGCCCGCGTCCGGCGTCAATACGAAAATCGATACGGCCCGCTATCCCTCTATTCGGTGCCGTCGGAACAGGCCCTGGAAGCAGGCTGGCGTTGGAATCAACCACCATGGCCGTGGCAACGGTAA
- a CDS encoding manganese catalase family protein: MWVYEKKLLYPVEVSTCNPKLARFLMEQYGGADGELAAALRYMNQRYTVPDKVIGVLNDIATEEFSHLEMLATMIYKLTKDATPEQLEEAGLGAHFVNHGHALFYENAGGVPFTSTYIQAKGDPIADLYEDIAAEEKARATYQWLIDISDDPSINDSLRFLRERENVHSMRFREAVEVLKEERDRKKIF, encoded by the coding sequence ATGTGGGTGTATGAGAAAAAACTGCTCTACCCGGTCGAAGTAAGTACGTGTAATCCAAAGCTAGCTAGATTTCTCATGGAGCAGTATGGCGGGGCGGACGGGGAGTTGGCGGCAGCCCTACGGTACATGAATCAACGTTATACGGTTCCTGACAAAGTCATCGGAGTTCTCAATGACATTGCAACGGAAGAATTTTCCCACTTGGAAATGTTGGCGACCATGATTTATAAGCTGACGAAGGACGCAACTCCTGAACAGTTGGAAGAGGCGGGACTCGGCGCTCATTTTGTCAATCATGGGCATGCTCTTTTTTATGAAAATGCTGGTGGTGTCCCGTTTACCTCAACGTATATCCAGGCAAAGGGCGATCCGATCGCCGATTTGTACGAAGACATCGCGGCGGAAGAAAAAGCACGGGCGACCTATCAATGGCTTATCGACATTTCCGATGATCCATCTATCAACGATTCCTTACGATTCTTGCGGGAGCGGGAAAACGTCCACTCCATGCGCTTCCGGGAAGCGGTAGAAGTTCTGAAGGAAGAACGCGATCGCAAGAAAATATTTTGA
- a CDS encoding YcjF family protein — protein sequence MDNPKFMSDQEFDRIFDEKTTEINEQLEREVLIAMIGDVNAGKSSTLNQLMEADVAEVGAKPGETVEVKKYIYKQNIVFVDTPGLDDIHKEHSAETLKFYKQADLILFFLNAAGTVLSDMELVSLKKIAKVNKDIILVLNKIDAAEDIGGLVKYIQDHTNYEYPVTPISSRTGENISMLQNEILRLLEGKKKDILMAANMAGKSSIANKWILGAGGSAAAIGALPMPGSDFVPLTALQVGLLLRLSTLYGKPISKDHAKELIIATVVGNVGKTIFRQIIKVVPGAGMVAGASVAGAMTIALGHAVKYAHENNIELTPNALLPLYKKFLKKGK from the coding sequence ATGGACAACCCAAAATTTATGTCTGATCAAGAATTCGATCGTATTTTCGATGAAAAGACAACGGAAATCAATGAGCAGCTCGAAAGGGAAGTGCTCATCGCGATGATTGGGGATGTCAATGCCGGGAAATCCTCGACGCTGAACCAGCTGATGGAGGCGGACGTCGCAGAAGTCGGAGCGAAGCCAGGTGAGACGGTGGAGGTAAAGAAGTACATATACAAGCAAAACATCGTCTTTGTCGATACACCGGGACTGGATGATATCCATAAAGAGCATTCCGCGGAGACGCTGAAGTTCTATAAACAGGCTGATTTGATTTTATTTTTCCTAAACGCTGCCGGCACGGTATTGTCGGATATGGAGCTCGTTTCGTTGAAAAAGATCGCCAAGGTGAATAAAGACATCATCCTCGTGCTGAATAAAATCGACGCGGCCGAAGATATCGGCGGCCTCGTGAAATATATCCAAGATCACACGAACTATGAGTATCCCGTCACTCCGATTTCTTCGCGTACAGGCGAGAACATCAGCATGTTGCAAAATGAGATTTTAAGATTGTTGGAAGGTAAAAAAAAGGACATTTTGATGGCCGCGAATATGGCGGGTAAGTCGTCTATCGCCAATAAGTGGATTCTCGGTGCAGGCGGATCAGCGGCCGCGATCGGCGCCCTCCCGATGCCCGGATCCGATTTCGTGCCGCTGACCGCACTGCAAGTCGGACTCTTGCTACGTCTTTCCACGCTGTATGGCAAGCCGATTTCCAAAGATCATGCGAAGGAATTGATTATCGCTACGGTCGTCGGCAATGTCGGAAAGACGATTTTCCGCCAAATCATCAAAGTCGTCCCTGGAGCAGGTATGGTAGCCGGGGCCAGCGTGGCGGGCGCGATGACGATTGCCCTTGGACATGCAGTCAAATATGCGCATGAGAACAATATCGAACTGACTCCGAACGCATTATTACCCCTTTACAAGAAATTTTTGAAGAAAGGGAAATGA
- a CDS encoding stalk domain-containing protein, translating to MRKYAIVLFTILLTGFIGVSTKAADQPLEFFVDGVKIEGTEQPLLEKGGQVLLPVQPLFEAAGFHVSAGNSGDVQATNSFLTIEFKLNSDAIYVNGEGVGTEFPHTRHNAAHYVSDEFLSTLEGFNASFSKDRSAIHVTTNRSRDIGTFLDKMAAVEFTGYSSKSTLDHRTVFSYDPDTVEFTLDANLTVNEKPNALSMETIMESELDGKPVKQTSELYFTNKGVWEYKEDIGKWVRLGDVPSLTLMETYLPAPHPIDHLKRVEDNSFLQLYDYGDVLVLVERINDENLEDDLVANRTNRYMATQFDKRTSLPFHALTITGTTIETDEDSVFIKEQLTQTFRHDETVNQVQVPAKVVRDAISEEAYWKEIGVFEEF from the coding sequence ATGAGAAAATATGCAATCGTCCTCTTTACTATCCTATTAACAGGGTTCATTGGCGTTTCAACTAAAGCAGCAGATCAACCTTTGGAGTTTTTCGTGGACGGCGTTAAAATCGAGGGAACTGAGCAGCCGTTACTCGAAAAAGGCGGACAAGTCCTCCTGCCCGTGCAGCCACTATTCGAAGCGGCCGGATTTCATGTTTCTGCCGGGAATTCAGGTGATGTGCAGGCGACCAATTCATTTCTTACAATCGAATTCAAGCTCAACTCGGATGCGATTTATGTGAATGGCGAAGGAGTAGGTACCGAGTTTCCACACACTCGCCACAATGCGGCACACTATGTATCGGATGAATTTTTATCCACCTTGGAAGGGTTCAACGCTTCATTTTCAAAAGATCGGTCCGCAATCCACGTGACGACCAACCGATCCCGGGACATCGGGACTTTCTTGGACAAGATGGCCGCCGTGGAATTTACCGGCTATTCGTCCAAAAGCACACTGGACCATCGAACCGTCTTCTCGTACGATCCGGACACCGTCGAATTCACGCTTGACGCCAATTTGACCGTAAATGAAAAGCCGAACGCCTTGTCCATGGAGACGATTATGGAATCCGAATTGGACGGCAAACCGGTGAAACAGACGTCTGAACTCTATTTTACGAATAAGGGAGTATGGGAGTACAAGGAAGACATCGGTAAATGGGTCCGGCTGGGAGATGTACCTTCTTTGACACTTATGGAGACTTACTTGCCCGCTCCCCACCCGATTGACCATCTGAAAAGAGTTGAGGATAACAGTTTTTTGCAACTGTATGACTATGGAGACGTGCTTGTCTTAGTGGAGCGGATAAACGATGAGAATTTGGAAGATGACCTTGTTGCCAACAGGACGAATCGGTACATGGCCACGCAATTTGACAAGCGGACGTCCTTGCCGTTTCACGCGCTCACGATAACCGGGACGACGATTGAAACCGACGAAGACTCTGTCTTCATCAAAGAACAGCTCACCCAAACGTTCCGCCACGATGAAACCGTCAATCAAGTACAAGTCCCTGCTAAAGTGGTCCGCGACGCTATTAGTGAGGAAGCCTATTGGAAAGAGATCGGCGTGTTTGAAGAGTTTTAA
- a CDS encoding general stress protein produces MAETSFIGVFDNENDLIAKIDELKLKGYSDDNLYVLARRDTDITMVKARTGVEIERPDGGSWWDRFTSLFSGEEPVRGALGNMGLDPIQAENYYKLLEGGSMLLYVDQGEYGQRISGNGGAASLDGAGTDPNLGANLQQPENQIEFPTENPSAGIPPGKRI; encoded by the coding sequence GTGGCGGAGACATCTTTTATCGGTGTGTTTGATAATGAAAATGATTTGATTGCAAAAATTGATGAATTGAAGCTGAAAGGTTATAGTGACGATAATCTGTATGTCCTGGCGAGGCGCGACACGGATATCACGATGGTGAAAGCTCGGACAGGAGTGGAAATCGAGCGGCCGGACGGTGGTTCCTGGTGGGACCGGTTCACTTCGTTGTTTTCGGGAGAGGAACCAGTGCGCGGAGCACTCGGAAATATGGGTCTCGATCCGATTCAGGCGGAGAATTATTATAAGCTGCTCGAAGGAGGAAGCATGCTGCTGTACGTAGATCAGGGCGAGTATGGTCAACGTATTTCCGGCAATGGCGGCGCAGCCAGTTTAGATGGCGCAGGGACCGATCCAAATTTGGGAGCTAATCTTCAGCAGCCCGAAAACCAAATCGAATTCCCTACGGAAAACCCATCCGCCGGCATCCCCCCTGGAAAAAGAATCTGA
- the nadX gene encoding aspartate dehydrogenase, producing MNIGLIGTGSIGNFLLQKINKEKRLPGCQITAVFDEREKAKMTLPRLLNTYRFTAFHDVEAFLKSDVDIVVECANIEVVRSYAAQIVQEKDLLLISVGALADITLYEELKANAKAHGHKIYLPAGAIGGLDAIRAAQVGGGLRRVSLETRKPANSLSDQPFAEETVLFEGSAKEAIHRFPQNANVAIILALAGVGIHDTDVRIIADPQAEHNIHMIQAIGDFGKLTVQLENHPSTHNPKTSQLTGLSILAALQSLDSEIQIG from the coding sequence ATGAATATCGGTTTAATCGGAACAGGTTCCATTGGAAACTTTCTCTTACAGAAAATCAATAAAGAGAAGCGGTTGCCTGGCTGCCAGATTACGGCAGTTTTTGATGAACGGGAAAAGGCGAAGATGACCTTGCCAAGACTGCTGAACACGTATCGCTTCACCGCTTTCCATGACGTGGAAGCATTTTTGAAGTCGGATGTCGATATTGTCGTCGAATGCGCCAATATTGAAGTTGTCCGCTCCTACGCTGCTCAAATCGTCCAGGAGAAAGATCTGCTCCTGATCAGCGTCGGCGCGTTGGCAGATATTACATTATACGAAGAACTTAAAGCCAATGCCAAAGCGCATGGCCATAAAATATATCTGCCTGCCGGCGCAATCGGTGGATTGGATGCGATACGGGCAGCGCAAGTCGGGGGCGGATTACGAAGGGTCTCCTTGGAAACCCGGAAACCGGCAAACTCTTTATCGGATCAGCCATTCGCCGAAGAGACTGTCCTTTTTGAAGGCTCGGCCAAAGAGGCGATTCACCGATTCCCGCAAAATGCCAATGTCGCCATCATTCTCGCTTTAGCAGGCGTCGGAATTCATGACACTGATGTCCGGATCATTGCCGATCCCCAAGCAGAGCATAATATCCACATGATTCAAGCAATTGGGGATTTCGGAAAACTAACGGTTCAGCTCGAAAACCACCCATCGACGCATAATCCGAAAACGAGCCAATTGACGGGACTCAGTATTTTAGCCGCGTTGCAATCATTGGATTCGGAAATTCAGATAGGATAA
- a CDS encoding DUF2935 domain-containing protein yields the protein MSKDFTKTARDELHFWLQILGDHGRFIHDSLAPGQKTFIEQADAFIQQFDSLLADSKRSLDRRALLLLLQKSKSASEMIRTYKLSIIREQLVGNIKISLTPTFLNHMVNEVEEAIRLFSYLEKEEMPPPVHPLHHDLLWLLDAAGHAGAINDHLDRVERPLKKKSHKFMKDWDAFYLKAIELTGFLRTNATKFPALSKFHNDVHLEMTIFKAFLRELEELGLTKKGLGTLTPLMADHMAREECYYLTKLAETAEVPSPDCDPAKPRTNG from the coding sequence TTGAGCAAGGATTTTACAAAAACGGCGCGGGATGAACTTCATTTTTGGCTGCAAATTTTGGGCGATCACGGACGCTTTATCCATGACTCATTGGCGCCGGGCCAGAAGACTTTTATCGAGCAAGCGGACGCCTTCATCCAACAATTCGATTCTTTGCTGGCAGACTCGAAGCGTTCTCTAGATCGGCGTGCTCTTCTACTCCTTCTTCAAAAATCGAAATCTGCCAGTGAAATGATCCGTACTTATAAACTTTCAATCATCCGAGAACAACTCGTCGGGAACATTAAAATCTCCCTGACCCCCACTTTTCTAAACCATATGGTCAATGAAGTGGAAGAGGCAATCCGTTTGTTCTCCTATTTGGAAAAAGAGGAAATGCCGCCACCTGTCCACCCGCTCCACCATGATTTGCTTTGGCTATTGGATGCAGCCGGCCATGCAGGGGCCATCAACGATCATCTGGATCGGGTTGAGAGACCGTTGAAAAAGAAGAGCCACAAATTCATGAAAGATTGGGATGCCTTTTATCTGAAAGCGATTGAATTGACCGGATTTTTACGGACGAATGCGACCAAGTTTCCAGCTCTGTCTAAATTTCATAATGATGTCCATTTGGAAATGACCATATTCAAAGCTTTCTTGCGGGAGTTGGAGGAGTTGGGCCTCACCAAAAAGGGGCTTGGTACGTTGACGCCGCTCATGGCTGACCATATGGCGCGGGAAGAATGCTATTATTTGACGAAGCTGGCGGAAACGGCGGAAGTCCCCTCCCCCGATTGCGATCCGGCGAAACCAAGAACAAATGGATGA
- a CDS encoding DUF1801 domain-containing protein, whose product MYELKTKETDDSVIEFIEQVDHPKKREDAYRLLDIFTETTGYEPKLWGPSIIGFGSYHYIYKTGHEGDAPLVGFSPRKAKISLYFATGDPEREALLAKFGKHTSGKACVYINKVDDIDVEVLKELITQSVEFLQELYPGEPFGESEDGDSVQ is encoded by the coding sequence ATGTACGAATTAAAAACAAAAGAGACGGACGACAGCGTCATCGAATTCATTGAACAGGTGGATCACCCGAAGAAACGGGAAGATGCGTATCGCCTTCTCGATATTTTCACCGAAACGACAGGCTATGAGCCGAAATTATGGGGGCCGAGCATCATCGGTTTCGGATCGTATCATTATATCTACAAAACAGGCCATGAAGGGGACGCCCCGTTAGTCGGCTTCTCTCCACGGAAAGCGAAAATCAGCCTATACTTTGCAACCGGCGATCCGGAACGGGAAGCGCTGCTTGCCAAATTCGGCAAGCATACGTCAGGAAAAGCCTGTGTCTATATCAATAAGGTCGATGACATCGACGTGGAAGTTTTGAAGGAATTAATCACCCAGTCGGTCGAGTTCCTGCAGGAGTTGTATCCAGGAGAACCGTTTGGCGAATCTGAAGATGGCGACAGCGTCCAGTGA
- a CDS encoding cysteine-rich CWC family protein, with the protein MEVCPICGKGNNCCNGKEKSLGDCWCTQESFPQEIFDEVPADQLRKTCICQDCLDSFKSRAPVK; encoded by the coding sequence GTGGAAGTTTGCCCGATTTGCGGGAAAGGGAATAATTGTTGTAACGGAAAAGAAAAGTCTTTGGGAGATTGCTGGTGTACGCAGGAATCCTTTCCACAAGAGATTTTCGATGAAGTGCCCGCCGATCAACTTCGGAAAACATGCATTTGCCAAGATTGCCTGGATTCATTCAAAAGCCGTGCTCCCGTAAAATAG
- the cobT gene encoding nicotinate-nucleotide--dimethylbenzimidazole phosphoribosyltransferase — translation MIQVNIPALDLQAGDEAEAYSATLTKPVGSLGRLEELAVELARMKGTRTLEITPPGILVFAADHGVVREGVSAFPQEVTVQMVSNIVQGGAAINVFGRQIGATFQVVDVGVAGEVAEEAVSPRKIRPGTGSFLTELAMTREEAEQAVAVGYSEAERLLGGGVKCLIVGEVGIGNTTASSAVLSAITGADPASIVGYGTGISSTQHERKISVVREAVERHKPNPQDAYDILSKVGGLEMGAMAGAMLAAAENRVPILLDGFICTVSALLAKLIDPRVADYMILSHQSAEPGHLTAIQHIRKQPIVQLDMRLGEGTGAAVAFPILQAAVHMINEMATFESAGVAGKEEDSSATLS, via the coding sequence ATGATTCAAGTGAACATACCTGCGCTGGATCTTCAAGCAGGTGATGAGGCCGAGGCGTATTCGGCCACGTTGACGAAACCGGTGGGAAGCTTGGGCCGATTGGAAGAATTGGCGGTGGAGCTGGCGAGAATGAAAGGCACTCGTACACTTGAGATTACACCGCCTGGCATCTTGGTGTTTGCCGCGGATCACGGTGTTGTGCGGGAAGGCGTTTCGGCGTTCCCCCAAGAAGTGACCGTTCAAATGGTGTCCAATATCGTGCAAGGTGGGGCTGCCATCAATGTCTTTGGCAGGCAGATTGGTGCCACGTTCCAAGTGGTCGATGTCGGAGTCGCCGGCGAAGTCGCGGAGGAAGCTGTCAGCCCGAGAAAGATTCGACCAGGTACCGGAAGCTTTTTGACAGAGTTGGCGATGACTCGGGAAGAGGCGGAGCAAGCGGTTGCTGTCGGTTATTCGGAAGCGGAGCGTTTGCTGGGCGGCGGTGTGAAATGCCTAATTGTCGGAGAAGTCGGCATCGGCAATACGACTGCGAGCAGTGCCGTGTTGTCCGCGATTACCGGGGCCGATCCCGCCTCCATCGTCGGGTATGGGACAGGCATTTCTTCCACCCAGCATGAACGAAAAATTTCAGTCGTCCGCGAAGCGGTAGAACGTCACAAACCCAACCCGCAAGACGCCTACGATATCCTGTCCAAAGTTGGCGGGTTGGAAATGGGTGCGATGGCTGGTGCGATGCTGGCTGCTGCTGAAAACCGGGTGCCGATTCTGCTAGATGGGTTCATCTGCACTGTATCGGCTCTATTGGCTAAATTGATTGATCCCCGTGTAGCGGACTATATGATTCTATCCCATCAATCGGCGGAACCCGGACATCTTACGGCCATCCAGCATATCAGAAAACAACCGATCGTCCAATTGGATATGCGGCTCGGTGAAGGAACCGGGGCGGCTGTCGCCTTCCCGATTTTGCAAGCGGCGGTCCATATGATCAATGAGATGGCCACTTTCGAAAGTGCCGGAGTGGCTGGAAAAGAAGAAGATTCGAGTGCTACGCTTTCATAA
- the trpB gene encoding tryptophan synthase subunit beta, translating into MEKGYFGEFGGSFIPPALQDAMNHLEQQFEEAIQDPSFMDEYRRYLAEYVGRENPITFAENLTKQVGGAKIYLKREDLNHTGSHKINNAIGQILLANRMGVKRVIAETGAGQHGVATATACAMFDMECVIYMGAEDMRRQALNVFRMELLGAKVVSVTKGQGRLKDAVDEALNDLVANYENTYYLLGSAVGPHPFPTIVKYFQSVISEESKRQMLEREGKLPNTVIACVGGGSNAIGAFAHYLNEASVELIGVEPMEAATMTKGVPAVLHGFKCYTLLDENGEPDATYSIAAGLDYPGVGPEHSYLKDVERATYYPVTGQEALEAFKTLSKTEGIIPALESSHAVAFAMKHAATLSPDDIVLVNLSGRGDKDVEQVFEMLQQEKAQQA; encoded by the coding sequence ATGGAAAAAGGATATTTCGGTGAATTTGGAGGAAGTTTCATTCCGCCTGCATTGCAAGATGCGATGAACCATCTGGAACAACAATTCGAGGAAGCAATCCAGGACCCTTCCTTCATGGATGAATACCGCCGCTATTTGGCCGAGTACGTCGGCCGGGAGAACCCAATCACCTTTGCTGAAAATTTGACGAAGCAGGTCGGCGGGGCCAAGATTTATTTGAAACGGGAAGATTTGAACCACACCGGTTCTCATAAGATCAACAACGCGATTGGCCAAATCCTATTGGCCAACCGGATGGGCGTGAAACGTGTCATTGCAGAAACCGGCGCGGGCCAGCATGGTGTCGCGACGGCTACAGCCTGTGCGATGTTTGATATGGAATGCGTCATTTATATGGGCGCGGAAGATATGCGGCGACAAGCATTGAACGTCTTCCGGATGGAATTGCTCGGCGCCAAAGTCGTTTCAGTAACGAAAGGCCAAGGCCGCTTGAAAGATGCCGTGGATGAAGCATTGAATGACCTCGTCGCCAACTATGAAAATACATATTACTTGCTTGGGTCGGCGGTTGGGCCACATCCGTTCCCTACTATTGTAAAGTACTTCCAATCGGTCATCAGCGAAGAATCCAAACGTCAAATGCTCGAAAGGGAAGGGAAACTGCCAAATACGGTCATCGCTTGCGTCGGTGGAGGCAGCAATGCGATCGGCGCATTTGCCCATTATTTGAATGAGGCAAGCGTGGAGCTGATCGGTGTGGAGCCGATGGAAGCAGCCACGATGACGAAAGGCGTGCCCGCTGTCCTTCATGGCTTCAAATGTTATACTTTGTTAGATGAAAACGGCGAGCCGGATGCCACATATTCCATCGCGGCAGGATTGGATTATCCCGGCGTCGGACCGGAACATAGCTATTTGAAAGATGTCGAACGCGCAACCTACTACCCCGTTACCGGGCAGGAAGCATTGGAAGCCTTCAAGACATTATCCAAAACGGAAGGCATCATCCCGGCATTGGAAAGTTCCCATGCGGTTGCCTTTGCAATGAAACACGCAGCCACCCTGTCACCGGATGATATTGTACTGGTCAACCTATCCGGCCGCGGCGACAAAGATGTGGAACAAGTATTTGAAATGCTTCAGCAAGAAAAAGCGCAGCAGGCGTGA